From the genome of Trachemys scripta elegans isolate TJP31775 chromosome 2, CAS_Tse_1.0, whole genome shotgun sequence:
CAGTTAGCCAGATCCACAGTTAGCTGAAATGTTTGGAGGAAAGGAACACCTAGGATTCCCTTCTCATTTCCCTTGTGAGCACAGCATTCTCCTTGTCCCTGTAGTCTGTCAATTTGCAAGGGAACATCCTGTCAAAGCGGCACTTCCTGGATTTTTCCCCCATACCCACTGAGCTGAACCTGTTTAGCAGTGGGTCTCCCTCCGGAGATCCACCGGCAACTTAGAATATTTACTGATGCTCCAGTGTCCACTAGTGATTGGACTAACATCCCTGGGTTCCCCACTGTAGCCCTCACAGTGGGTCTCCCCCATACTTGCACTGAAGTCTTGCAATCAGCTGGGGAGGCCCGCAGGGAACTGGGAACTTCTACTGATTGGCAGACTCCCTTGAGAGCTTCCACTCAGAAGAGGGGGCAGGGATCTGGTTTTGACAGGGAGTGGGCATGGGAGACGCACTCCATACCGGGGCAGTGGGCAGAGGGGAGCTCCCTGCATTAAATCTGTTCTCTGCATGACCTGAGACAAAGCATTAATCAGGATACTGAGGGGCTGGCGATCATATTTTCCCATATCTTCCCTAAGTTCACCATCTCCTTCCAAATCATGTTCCTAAGGGACTCCTTGGTCGGCGTTGCCCAGGGTTGTGGGAGGTAGGGGGATTAGAATTGGGAGGGCGACTGGCAGAGTGAGGACCATTATTTGCAAATGTGATAGCCTGCACGGGCTCTGATGTAGTCTTTTTGCTGACTTGTCTTTTTAAGATGCCAGTTTCTCGCAGCAAATCTCCTGCCTGCTTGATTTTTGCCACTGGTTCATTTCAGGTTAGATGTTCTACATCCACAGCCCCCATGGTCATTTTTATCTGAGAATTTAGTCCTGCATAAATGCTCTGTACTAATTTGGGTCCCTAATAAAGGGAAGTGATAATCCCATTCTCTTCTGTCTGGGGTAATGAATCAGAGAGAGCTGCCAGCATCTTCTTTTGAATTAGGGAAGCTTCTGGGGCCTCTTCTGGTTTCTTCCATTATATATAGTTTCTTAAGGGAAGAAGCAGGCAGTAATATTTTAAGAGCACTTATCATCCATTCCCAGGGTCCAGCGGCAGTCAGCTCCCAAGAACCTATACCTATGTCCAGAGCATCTGCATCACAAGGAGAGGCACATAACTGAGCCAACTGGGTTAAGTCCATGCCGTCGGCAGAGGGGTACATTTGCCAAATGCAAGCCAGCCACACAATGGCAGTGTCATGGTTCAGTGACCCCAGTCTCACAGCAGTAACCTTGGCTTGACTAGGAGACCATCTTACTATGTCTGTGACAGCTCCGTTGTGGGAAGATCAGCTCCTGCAACTATGTATTTAACCTCCCTGGTGGAAACAGGGGCAACATTATGCATGTGTGGCCAATTGGGGTTGAATGAGTTTTTGGGGCCAGCATCAGGGGGTATCTCTACTTTTCCAGGGGGCTCCATTCGCAATCTTCTCTCAACCTTACAGCTACTACCACCCCCTTATGGGCGCTAAATTGGGCACACAATTTACTAATCTCTGCCTCAAACTCCTGATGGCCTATTGCTCCCTTATTCTCATCTGCCAGGAAGCGAGTTGCTGCTCTCGCTTCTTCTaacaaaatttgtgtgtgtgttaattttttCCTATACTGTTCTGCttgccttgtctctctcctaCTGCATATTTCTAAGTACAGTCACTATTTTAAGCTTTTCTGCTATAAATTCACATCTGTCTATCTCACATTTGTTCAAACGCTGTTGTAACTGTTTTTATTCCAGCTCCAGTTCCTGCCTTCCCTTTACCATTTCAACCATGTCCATACATGCATAAAATAATGCCCATGCAGCAGCCGCATCCTTTGCTCTACCTCATGGCTTAATGGTTGTGCAATATTGTTCAAAGCTCAGACTCGCTTCAGTCAGGGGACTCTCACCCTTAAAGCACTCCCTTTCCCAGGGGCATTTCCCCTTCTTCATTACCCAGCTCTCTAACCTGTTGGTTTTCTCCTGTCTCAAGCGAGCAGgcaaggtttttttttcagtcatctctACTTCCCTTATCTCACTAATGATCTCTACCAAAAGCCCTTTCACACAGTCACAGTATTGCTCTAAAATCTTCTTTACTTTTAAGACATAACTCTTAACTCCTTATTGCACGGTCCTACAGTTATTCTAAGCATGATTCTTAACTTAAAAGTTACAGGACATTACCAAATATTCCATGAGAGAGAGACCTCGCTAAAGGAGCTTAGTTTGAAAAAGGAAGAGACAGTTTGCGCAgatctgtgcctccgtttccccactCCGCTGCAACTACTCAACAATTACCATGTGATCAGGTCACGTGCTGTCCGCATTCTCCACCAATTTAccaccagatttgcccattactttggagtatgctcatttattagggttactctttgggtggggaaggttctgtgattctatcaatgtactgcttgtgtcacttgtgttttcatatggagctctaggttccccagggctgggttcctccagccgcAGAATCAGAtgaatacatacacacatacatacattaaCAGAGTGTGTCTGAGCAgaccaggtcaatcagcactcccaagctgaccccttatatgtccctggacttagcaggctgggtcgagcagcacttccaagctgccaccctcatatgccacGGGCACCGCACTGGAATAAAGTATGCCTGAGAAGGCTGGGTCAAGCagccacccttatatgcccctggactctGCAAGCTAGGTAGAGCAGCACTTCCAAGTTGCCATGCTCctatgccacaggttcagcacgtccctatccctaCTTTCACGTTACAGTTGTTCTCATAGTAACCcccttgatgagcaaaccccacagggttTTTGGgcactacagggatctttagcttaggtaagaggagtgttgctgcaaagcaaatggggaagccaaaaacacaaaagagagagagagagagaagcatccagcttaaccataaaagttatttattgccaggtaattaCCATACAAggagagccaaacaaacaaaacagtattaaataatattttaaatctgattacaaaagtcaggttaagaaaactatacctgatcacACAAGTTAGGGTTAGAAAGCTATAcctagagtaaaaaaaaaaaacagagagagagagagggcgagAGAGAGTTGGGTTCTCAtgactccatgaagcttgaacctGTCGGGGTTCCCAgatggtggtggtagctgagcaTCCGGAGTGCGGGAgacaggcagagtccccagcacCATCAGTCAGTAGAAGATGAaatcccaatggaactgatgcagattttggattcaggcatcagaacacttacttgagcatgggttgggattttttgtagggaaacaacaacggttcaagggagaacactagatttgtttatgggtaaactgatggctcaagattgttttgttcaggctagacaatgggAACCGATCATTCCTGGCTGTGGGCGGTGTTCCTTCAAggaagctcacaatgcaattaggcagcgtcagtattttggataccaataaacgatttattactagaattggtctaattactactgagctgggtgtgtgcagcatgggttcattaacatctggagcagggaTCCCCcatcttccctgcttttctgggcccagagttcagtgcggttcttgccttggaatctctgttctccattctgtacactaatggagatgcctccatgtcccatcttcgatgcaaatgaggctagagGAGTTgtcttaatcctgtcacccttgtcccacgggtttaggtgtgtctcccactgtcttttcattgctttttgtaagtctttcttctgatcagttttggttcaagcagaagctgggggagggggtgtccttcgtgagtcagacaggttggatactgtgccctggttccccaagaacacaaaGCTGACAGGTAACAGAGGGTCGATCTCCCacgccccaccaccaccagcggGAGTCCCGGACCACCTCTCCTAGCACCTGTGGCACCCCCAGACCACCCCTCACCAACCCCCGAGGAcccatggacaggtcatgggccatgaatttttatttactgcccatgacccgtccatgacttttactaaaaatacccatgactaaaacatagccttatttATCATGCAGCAGATATAGCAGCAACATCCAAAGCAACAACTGTGAGCATATGGAGACCTTCTTGGCCCAAGGCTTCCAGCTTGCTGATGGAGAAACAGAAATTGATTGAAAATCTACCATTTGTAGGCTTTTACAAAGTTTagcattcttttttaaatttaggttacaaatgttaaatatatattaGTAAATGAAAATAGGGACTAAAAGGGTGGTCAGAACCAGGATAGTGGGGAAAGTAATAAAGCAACAGCTAAGagcttcaaaagaaaaataaatataaataacatataatatataattatgtAAATTTATATGGCTAATGTAATGTTATAGCaaataaaaagtggaagttaaatcaaGCAAGGAATGTGCATTCCCATTGACCATGGAGTGTATACAATAAAAGGCATAAAAGAAAGGTAAACGAGACATGCtacttttaattaaaatcctataagGTTTCCAAAGAGAAGCCatgacagtttgtgttttctttttctggtgGCAGTGTAGTTTAAGAGCAAAACCCAACCCAGCAAATATAAGAAGTGAAGCCCAACCACCAAAATCCATCCAAattctattttcttttaatggGTTATTAATTATGAATGATGAAGCTACTATGAATGGTCCAGTAGCCATTCAAAAATGTGACAAAACCTCCAGCCATTGAAAAGTTCTGTTTAACTAAAGGGTAAAATAAATGTTACTAAGGGGGTAAAAACAAAACTATATGATGGAGTTCTATCTAATATAGTATTAATGGTGGTTCAAATGATTACAACTACTGTGGTCTTGGGAATATGTTGCTGGGTAATGAACTTAAAAAAGAAAGCATAGAaagacaggaatatgatgcaaatgaaagaaatgctaatataaataagaaaaacaaaagtagtGGAATATAGGCATGGATTGACGTGAGTAATTGGACATGAGTGAGGCCCCATTTGTTGGGAGACAGGACTAAGAGGTAAATGAATCAGCAGGCTAGGATAAGGAGGAACACCCGGGGAACCATTTACAATATATGATGTTCGTCCATCGTTatcgatgaagacctcaacaactcattctttcgatgaccgggctctgtgcgtccgaagatgactgatcagtccaATTTGGGCGTGGAATGTCCTATCACAAGTCGGGCAGACATGTAATGGCACTGTCGATGAtgtacgagcagctctggacttgcgcagctcacgctttttttcagcctcagcaatacgcctcgcctcataggtattactgcctgtgtgaataAGGTTGCGCCATGCTGGACGGTTCAGTgcgaaggtttcccatgtggcaGTGTTGATCTtgaaggacttcaaagaggtcttcagcgtgtccttgaTCCGCTTTTTTTGTCCTCCATGGGAGtgctttccctgagtgagttctccgtaGAAGAACTGTTTAGGAATGCATTCGTCTGAAATTCTCATGACATGTccggcccacctggtctgggctctcattagcaatgtgtgaactgacggcagactggctctagtaaggacatcagtatcgggcactttgtcctgccatctgatttttagaagctttcgcagacaggaaatgtggaagtgattgagccttcATGCATGACTCCGATAGACAGTCCATGTCTCGCAGGcatacagcagagttggaagcaccactgctcggTAGACCTTCAGCTTCGTTGGTAGGCTGATCCCTCGACATTCCCAAACATTGGAGCGCAAtcggccaaatgcagagctggctttagcaattctgcagtttacttcatcatcgatTGACACTGCTCGGGAAAGGGTACTGCCCAGGTATGTGAAGTGATTcactgtctgaagtctctgtccatttacagtgatggacggttctgagtatggagcgtggggagctggctggtgcatgacctcagtcttcttgatgttaacagtgagaccgaagttgttgcatgcagttgaaaacttgtccatactggcttgcatttctggctctgtactagcattcagagcacaatcatcggcaaaaagaaagtctcgaagtacagtttccttcaccttggtgatggcacgcagtcgcctcagattgaatagtttcccgtcagttctatacttcaggcctactccttctgtgcagtgttgaaaggcatcagtcaaagtagcagagaatatcatgctgaacaaagtgggtgctaaaGCACACCCTTGCTTGATGCCGTTAGTGACTGGGAAGGCCGTCATCCAGGACACGAGCCATCATACCGTAATGAAATTGACGTACCATTcgtataaatctgtctggacatccaaatttcgacatgatcctccacaggccctgacgactgacagagtcaaatgctttcgtgaggtccacaaaagttgtgtagagttcatgattctgctcttgacatttctcctgtagctgacgcacagcgaagatcatgtcaatagtcccacgtcccttgcggaagccacactgtgattctggcagtaagcccttctccaggtgagtgatCAATCGGTTCAACAGAACCCGTGCAAGAACTTTCCCCGCTGTAGAAAGCAGCGAGATTCCATGGTGATTGTCGCATACCTGGcgattgcccttcctcttatagagATGCAAGATGGACGCGTCTCTATattcttgtggaatggttccctgcttccaaaaagactgaaacagctcagtgagtttccgTAGCAGCACGGGTCCACCAactttgtacacctctgctggtatggcatctgaccctggggctttgccatttgacagctgattgatagctttcttctcttcgtcctcttctggtgaagcgtccatggagtcattgactgcaacctggggcaCCTTGTCAATGGCCTCATCATTGATGACTATGGGGCGATTGAGAATTGAttcaaagtgttcagcccatctctggagaatctgctCTGTAAGGAGCACAGTACCATCAGAATTCAGGAGGGGAATgctcccagaagactgtggaccATAGAGTGTATTGAGGGCTTATAGTCGTTCCTGTCCGcatatgcctgtatttcatctgctttggcgcTCAGCCACAAGTCCTGCATTTTGCGCAGTCAGTTCTGTACTGTTCTGTGAGCGTTGATAAAGGCGGTCTTCTTTGCCGCTGAGGATGGATCGTTTTGATCTGCACAATGCAGGTGGTGCTTCTCAGCAAGTAAGACCTGtatttctgcatcattttcgtCAAACCAGTCTTGCCGCCTGCATGTGGAGGGCCCCAATACCTTCAATGCAGCTGTACGGACAGTGTTGCGGAATCGCTCCCAGTCTTTCTCAGCGTCATCCTCAATACGAAGATCAGCAAGCTCATTCTCTAGGTCTTccgctagattttcagtgatgcggcTGTTCTTCAGCTTCGACACATTGATCCTTTTGAGAGCCTTACAGCCTTGTGGTCGTCTCTTCGGTATGATACggagcttcattttggatactaTGAGCCTATGATCCGTCCAACAGTCAGCGCCACACATAGCTTTTGCAACCCTGACATCTTGTCTATCCCTTCTCTTGATGATGACATAATTGatcaaatgccagtgcttggaaTGGGGATGCATCCACGAAGTCCTGTTACGGGTAGGATGGCGGAAGACCGTATTGCTAATCAGAAGGTCATGTGCTGCACAGGTTTTCAGCAGTAACAGGCCATTGCTGTTAcactttcccactccatttttcccgatgactccttcccaggctgcggCATCGCATATGACTCTTGCGTTAAAATTGCCAAGCAGAATCAGCTTGTCTGTGCGGTGCACTGACGATAGCAGAGTATCTAGTTCTTTGTAgaatttatccttcacatcctctgggttGGTCATTGTAGGAGCATATGCGCTGATCAAAGTAGCTTGTTTT
Proteins encoded in this window:
- the LOC117871822 gene encoding LOW QUALITY PROTEIN: uncharacterized protein LOC117871822 (The sequence of the model RefSeq protein was modified relative to this genomic sequence to represent the inferred CDS: inserted 2 bases in 1 codon; substituted 1 base at 1 genomic stop codon); translation: MVAKGYRKESVCMNEEGARKGALNIVCFTLPWPAYCGWQGSHKSSRTKTKFRVTPITIGTWNVRTLLDNITADRPERRTALVARELARYNIDIAALSETRLANEGQLSESGGGYTFFWSGRSSDERRESGVGFAITNHLVRKLASSPKGIGKQATLISAYAPTMTNPEDVKDKFYKELDTLLSSVHRTDKLILLGNFNARVICDAAAWEGVIGKNGVGKCNSNGLLLLKTCAAHDLLISNTVFRHPTRNRTSWMHPHSKHWHLINYVIIKRRDRQDVRVAKAMCGADCWTDHRLIVSKMKLRIIPKRRPQGCKALKRINVSKLKNSRITENLAEDLENELADLRIEDDAEKDWERFRNTVRTAALKVLGPSTCRRQDWFDENDAEIQVLLAEKHHLHCADQNDPSSAAKKTAFINAHRTVPLNTLYGPQSSGSIPLLNSDGTVLLTEQILQRWAEHFESILNRPIVINDEAIDKVPQVAVNDSMDASPEEDEEKKAINQLSNGKAPGSDAIPAEVYKVGGPVLLRKLTELFQSFWKQGTIPQEYRDASILHLYKRKGNRQVCDNHHGISLLSTAGKVLARVLLNRLITHLEKGLLPESQCGFRKGRGTIDMIFAVRQLQEKCQEQNHELYTTFVDLTKAFDSVSRQGLWRIMSKFGCPDRFIRMVRQFHYGMMARVLDDGXFPVTNGIKQGCALAPTLFSMIFSATLTDAFQHCTEGVGLKYRTDGKLFNLRRLRAITKVKETVLRDFLFADDCALNASTEPEMQASMDKFSTACNNFGLTVNIKKTEVMHQPAPHAPYSEPSITVNGQRLQTVNHFTYLGSTLSRAVSIDDEVNCRIAKASSAFGRLRSNVWECRGISLPTKLKVYRAVVLPTLLYACETWTVYRSHAXRLNHFHISCLRKLLKIRWQDKVPDTDVLTRASLPSVHTLLMRAQTRWAGHVMRISDECIPKQFFYGELTQGKHSHGGQKKRIKDTLKTSLKSFKINTATWETFALNRPAWRNLIHTGSNTYEARRIAEAEKKRELRKSRAARTSSTVPLHVCPTCDRTFHAQIGLISHLRTHRARSSKE